CGATGGCTGCTGGCTACTGGTGGTGAAGGGAAGCAATGCTCACACCCAAGCTCTCTAGCTTAGTGGCTGGGAAGCCCTTGTCCACTGCAATGTCAATCCAGCTGCCCACTGCAATGTCAATCCAGCTGTCCACTGCAATGTCAATCCAGCTGTCCACTGCAATGTCAATCCAGCTGTCCACTGCAATGTCAATCCAGCTGTCCACTGCAATGTCAATCCAGCTCATCTTGTCCCTTTGTAGCCTGCTGACTGATGCTCCCTCGGCACCTaaaggctttaaaaataaaaacggaTATTCTGACTGTGGGTCAGAatcaggacaggcagagctggaACACCTGTTCCTACAGAATTCTTTACTCCATTTTTCAACTAATACACCTGCCCAGACAAACATTAGGTTGGCAGAAAGGCCTGGAAATCCAGCCATACTAACATGGCTGAAAATCTCATTAACGGCCCAATTTCACTTTAGAATTCTTCTTTAGCATACTTTACGAGCATACTTaaacaggttttatttttaatgaaaagtttCTTCAAATTAAAACATAGGTTGCTAATTAGAGATTATCTTCATTATGTAGACTTTGGAATTAAGCCTTTTAAACAGAAATATTCTGAAATTTCAGGCAAGGTTGCTTGccatttttgttcttcttttggtttttagatagggcctcactatgaagaccaggctggcctcaaactcacagagatccacctacctctgtgtTCAGAGTGCTGAAATTagaagatgtgcaccaccacacccattcaaaattgttttcaagtgtcttctgtatttatctttgTGACCTGGGATTTCCTTCAGCTTGTGTAATGAATgaaaaagattcatttataagtccccattaattaattaattttatgtgtatgggtgttttgtctgcaggtatGCGTGTGCGCCACTTGCATGTCTGgttccacaaaggccagaagagggcatcctattccctagaactggaattactggCACTTGTGAGCCACAGGTGgacactgggaactgaatctggggcCTCTTGAAGAGACTCCAGAGCTCTTaactaatgagccatctctctctctctctccagcctcctttattaatttttattttaattatattttatatatgtacttgtgtctgtgtgcatatatacaagtGAGTGTTAGCATGCCATGTTacacatatagaggtcagaggacagcttgaaggAATTGCGTCTCTCCTTTCCCCTTGTGGATTCTGGAGGTCAAATTCAGTCATCAAGCTCGTTGgcagtgcctttactcactgagctggTCTGCTTTAATTCttctttattgctttgttttataaatcaATTTTCACATCTATAATCATACATTCATCTATAACaataagcgtgtgtgtgtgtgtgtgtgtgtgtgtgtgtgtattttgttttgttttgttttgtttttttgattttgtttttgtttttgtttttttctggagctaaggaccgaacccagggccttgtgcttgccaggcaagcactctaacactgagctaaatccccaaccaccttttttttgtttttgtttttgttttgttttgtttttgtttttgttttttgcctggctctgcctcccaagtgctgggattaaaggcgtgcgccaccaccgcctggcttatttactttatattttatgattCTGTGTAATTGAGCTCTGTTGTCTAGAATGTTCTGTGCTTTTCCTTTTAGTAACTTCTGAGgtgattctttcttccttcctccagcctcagccttgaATGTAGGACAGCTTCATGCCTCTATCTGATTGTCTTTCTAGAACATTTAATTGAAGAAAATAGAATTGGTGGTCCTGTCCAGTCTTCTGGAGAGAACAAGCCCAAGAGTGTGAAAGTACCAGATGTCCTGGAAGGTGATGGGACGAGGCAGAGTGGTGATGGATCAGATGGCCTGCCACCCAGCCAGTCTGAAGTGGAGAAGGGGTCCCAGAAGAAGTCTCTGGTCAAACGGAGGGATCCAAGGGGTCCTGAGAGCCTGGACTCACAGACCAAGCCATGGGCCAGGGGCACAGCACCACCCTATAGAAGAAACCTGGTCACCACCCAGCCCCCAGGGGACAAGGAGAGCCGGGCAAGCGCCCAGCTCCGCAGGAATGCCAGCTCTGCAGGAAGGCTGCAGGGACTCTGCAGCAATGTCCCGGGGAGGAGGGATTGCAAGAAAGCTGAAGCCTATCTGCCCTCAGGAAAGAAGCGACCCAAAAGCCTTGAAATTACCACTTACTCAGGCCAAGGAGAACCCCCGACTTCAGAAGCTCTTCTGACTCCGGAGGAAACGAGGAATGGGAATCCACACCCGGCCGCTACTACCGTGAGAACAGCCGTCCTGAATGAAGGGCCTACTGGGGCTCTAGAAAAGGGCTCAGGGAATCCAGAACTTTCCATGGTCCCCAATGAAGAAACATTCAGGAACATGCCTTCCAAAACATCGTTGACTGGAGAGGAGAAACGCACTACATCCTGGGAGGAAAATGGAACTGGGAGTCCAGAGGCCCCTGCGAGCTTGGGGAAGATGGCGGCCAGCACGTGCTGTGAGCCCTGCGATCCAGAAGAGCCTTTGCCACTATGTGAAAAACCAGCCCCAAACCCAGAAGACCCAGCATCCTTAGGATCGACAGCTTGTAAAGGTATCCTCCCCAGCTCTCGGGAATGTTCTTTTATGCTTATCACATTTATATTGCTGGGATACCTGGTCGCCTCCAGGGGTCCCTTCGCAAATGTGGGCAGGGCCCAGGAGGATGCACATTTACCCATCTTGCACAAAGGGTTGCAATCCAATCTCAGTTGGTGCCTGAGCTCCCAGAAGTCCTCGATAGAGCCACAGGCTAGGTTAAGAATCTAAAGAGTGGGTTAAAACATTCGTCTCCCACTGTGACTCCACAGTGTAAGTCTTGGGGCAGAGATTCTGCTAACCACCTTTCTCTgaacagggagggggaaagatgTTGACCCCAAACCCTCTTACTGGGAAATTAGTCATCAGGATTATGTTGTCTGTGAGAAATAGAAACCACCAGCTCAGAAGAATAATACAGAAGCTTGTTCCTCTTTCATACAAATGTGAGTCATTTGTGTGACCACAACTAGACTTCTGCTGAGCTGTTTTTCTGCTTCAAGTTTTTCCCCCTGAAATTCATAGCCTCAGAGGTTATGAGCCCCTGGCTCCACTCAAGAGTTTGGAGGGACAGAGGGGACATCATGATGTAGAGAAAGTTTTTAAAGGTTTCTACAAGTCATTTGTTCTCACTTCCCTTTGACTAGAATTTGATCAAATGGCTTCTGCTAACTGCACACGAGACTGAGATTCTGTTTGGAGTGAGGTGGAGGAGCAGCTGTATAGGCAAACAGTTTATTCTGTCACGAGAAAGGGtccttatggaacactatgacgTTTGATTGTGAGGCAAAttcctggggtgggagggaggaggaaggaagagctaatggattgtgtgtgtgtttctttttcttttctttttctttttttttttttttttttttttttttttggtttttcgagacagggtttctctgtgttgctttgcgcctttcctggagctcacttggtagcccaggctggcctcgaactcacagagatccgcctgcccctgcctcccgagtgctgggattaaaggcgtgcgccacctgtCTTCTGTTGTTTCTGATGTAGAGAAGCATTGCCTATAGCCTTGGAGCAGAACTTTCTTAACTGTTGTCTTCACTGTGAGATTCACCTGTTAGCTTTATAAGTAAGGctcctttctttgcttttatttcttgaaTGGGAGCAGGGGATTCACCCAACACACACGTTTCAAATGCTTGCCATACTCTCTGGCCAGATTTTCTGCTGGGAGTGAAGACCTGTCCATGAATGAGACACACAGTAACCATCCCCAAGAGCTCTTGCTTGAGTTGTGGGCAATCTGTGGCGGTTtgaaatgcaaaagcaaatgCTGTTAGCAtggtttgctttcttttaaatgagCCACTAGATCTGTGTCTACGGAAGGGGGAAAGCATAGTATTTACAGCAAAAGGCCACAGATGTCCCACAGAATCAATGCTGGAGAATGCGAGAGCCCAGAAGAGCTTCGCCCTCAGCTCTCAGCCTCAGTGGCCTGTTTATAGCTTCATTTGGATGGAAGTCAGAGAAGAGCATGCTGGGAAGTGGGCAGCTCTAACTGAGAATGTGTGTGACCTATGAACAACTGCTCTCTTGTAACTATCTTGGGTTTGTCACTGAGGAGATTTTTTCCACTGCTGTGTCTCCAGGAAGGTCACAGGACAAGGTTGCGTGTCCTCTTTGCCACACCCAGGAAGGAGACCTGCATGGTGGTACCTGTGTGCAAAGTTCCTGCAGCTGCTCCATTGCTCCTGGGGATCCCAAGGCCCCAGGCAGATGCTCACCCATATGCTCCCAGTGCCAAGGTTCACTTGCAGGAAAGAGCTGTGGAGACCAGAGCCCCCAGCCCCTACCACAGTGCCCACGTCACATGAAGCAGGTGCAGCTGCTCTTCTGTGAGGACCACAGGGAGCCCATATGTCTCATCtgcaggctgagtcaggagcatCAAGGCCATCGAGTGCGTCCCATAGAGGAGGCTGCACTGGAGTATAAAGTAGGTGTTCACTCCCACATAGACGTCTCTGCTTGTGTTCTTCATCCAACCCTCTGGGATGTGGGTGTGTTAGTCAGGATTCCTGGGCTCTAAATGGTCAAAACGCAAGACAAACTAGGACAGCAAAGAAGGAACTGATAATTCATATTTCTCAGAAGTCCAAGGTTACTGGTTTTGAGAATGGATCCAGGGTCCCCCTGTGGGGGCCCCTTGGTGATGGATCCACACCatttctttcccagaaccctcctcTTGCTCCCAATTGCAGCGCCCCAGCTCTGCTTCCAGGAGTGGATTCTTTCCTTTAGAACTGGTATGAGCTAAAAAATGGCAGGATTCAAAAGTAAGCATCTACATGCGTATTCTTCTCCAGGAGCAAATCCAGGAGCAGCTGGAGCGTCTGAGAGAGCTGAGGGGATGTGTGGAGAAATACAGACTCCAGAGAGATAAGAAGACAGAGAACTTCCTGGTGCGTCCCCACGGCCAGTCCTTGCCCCTTTCCACCtgcaggaaagaggagggagcaTGTGCAATGGTCCCTGAGGCTCTGCCCTGACTCACAGGGCAGCAGGGGTGGTCTCAGAGGGATGGTAGGGAGGTCTAAGGTGAGCTCATTCATCCTTGCAGCTCCCTGTCAGGGGAGAGGGCCACCTCCAAGGGctgctcattttctccttctcaCAATCAGTTTAGAGAAACTAGAACTGTCACTTCAAAAACTCTCTGTATTGTTTATAGAATTATTGTTGgagctgaagatgtagctcagccGGGAGAGtggaaacacagaaccaatgaggCCCCAAGTCCCATCCCCAGTGTGGTAAAAACTAGATGTGGGGGCACACGGATGACCTCAGCATTTGGAGGGTAGAGGTTGGAGGATCAATTCAAGTTCATCATTAACATAGCAAGtccaaaaccagcctgggctacattagactCCCACACATAGCAAAAAATCTGGTAATGTTGACAcgcacttgtaatcctagcactcaggaggaaaaggTAGGAAAactgccacaagtttgaggcctgatctacataacaagttccaggctagccagggctacatagtgagatcccatcttagaatgacaataataataataacataatttttatttataaattttataaaaactattgacttttgggttttttcccccagttCTAGGGACAGGACCTAGGATTTGTATTTTCTAGGAaggggttttatccttgagaTAAATCCCCCAGCCCccatttttttggctttttgagactaGATCTCATTATATACTCCTGGATGGCCTGGATGTCAACCTACTATAATGACCtcttttattgtttgctttttttttttttagacagggtttctctgtgtagccctggctgtcctggaactcgctctatagaccaggctggcctcaaactcagagatctgcctgcctctgcctccaaagtactgggattaaagacgtgcaccccACAACCTTGAAGAATGACCTCATCTTAACTAAATAAATCCACAAGTGTCCTACCTCCAGATAAAATCATGTTCTGAGGTACTTGGACTTCAACATGGAAATTTTGGAGGGGAAATCACTGAAGCTAGCACCATATTCAGCACATTTTCCCAAGAGCTAGCCCCTTTTATGCTCAGTCTGTTCTGGAAAGTTCCATATAGACTGCTCCCAATTCTGGAGCCCAGGTCTCTAAGAGGCTGAGAATCTTGGTTACATTTAAATTGCTGtgaagatgggggctggagagatggctcagcagttaggagcacttgttgctcttgcagaggacccaagttcaagtcacAGCACTTaaatggtggcttacagccacccctaacttcagttccagaggatctgaagccctcttttgacttctgagggcatgcatgcattcaggcaaaacgtttgttcacataaaaataaaaataattgctatgaagagacaccgtgaccaaggcaacttataaaagaaagcatttaattgggggctcacagttctagagggtcagagtccatgaccatcatggctgggagcatggcagcaggcaggcgggcatggtgctggagcagtatctgagaacttacatctttgTCACAAGCATTAGGCCAAGAAAGAGCAAGAACTAATTGGGAACAGTgtaagcttttgaaacctcaaagctcaatttcagtgacacacctcctcccaagaccacacctcctaatccttcccaaacaggtccaccaactgtggaccaaacattcaaatatatgagcctatgggggccattctcattcaaacttcACAATGAGGAAGCCTTCCTTTCATCCATCTctgtgaggtgggctttgagggtatCCCTAGATATATACTTCCAGCCCACAGCACACACCCATATATCTCCTGATTCTGTGTTcccaagaaacaaacagaaacccagcAGCAGAAGATTTCATGCCAGTTTGAGAAGCTGTACCAATTTCTGGAGCAGCAAGAGCAACTCTTTGTGACCTGGCTACAGGAGCTAGGCCAGACCATTGGCAAGGTCCGAGAGACATGTGACACCCGAATTTTCCGAGACATTGCCCTCCTGGATGAACTTATTGGAGAACTAGAGGCCAAGCAAGACCAGCCAGAGTGGAAGCTCATGCAGGTGGGTGTGAGTGTGCTTGGCCTTTCCCTGCCTGCTGTGCCCAGTGGGAAATTCAGACCTGTCACTGCCCAAGGCAGGAAGCAAGGCTGTTGAGGCCTGGAACGGGACTTGGTCTCAATTGACCCATGCCTCTTGGGTTCACATCTCTTTGATAAGGTCTCTTGGGAGCCCAGAATATCTCAGCATCTGGGATGCCCCTGGAATCGCccagaaaagataaacaaactgCAATGCAGTTGAAGAGTAGGCTCTGGCAGGGTTTCTACCCTTGTGATTAGAATAACAATAAAGGAGGAAAGTTCCTATTTGTTGGTACCCTACCACTGGGAGTCCTTGAAAGACCGGAGAGCAGCTTGCAGCCTGGGAATCACAGACTCTTGGAGACTGGTAACAGAGagcttccctcttttctctcctagGACATTGGAGTCATGTTGCACAGGTACACATTGCAGATGTCCCATGGTGTCCCCTTGGTGTCTTGCAGGAAGTATTTGGATGGGACAGTCCTAGGAAAGACCTGGGTCTGTAATTGAGGACTCCTGTTTCCTTAAGCTTCCTGAGCTCATCCTTCCTGGATTTGTGTGGGAGCTTGGCCAGGTGGGAGTGTGCAGGGCATGAATGGAATACTGAGAAGGGATTTATTCCAGTCCTGCTGGACACAGATGCTTCTTTGCATCCTTTTGAATGGATTGCATCCCATGCCATTTGTTTTATGACAGTGGCCCCTGAAGAACTGCCTCTGGCCTCAAGTACTTTTGGGGAGTCCTTGGGGATCAGTTTGGAGGTAGGCTAAGCCCAACAggcaaggggaagagagagatgagATAGAAAAGGCTACATCTCATCATTACTTGGGAGCTTTACAAAATGCTGGTGTCTAAGCCACAGATACACCAATTAAGTCTCAATCTTGGGGTTGGGACTTGGACATTagtggtttttttaaaaattattttaaaatatgtgtaacaTAAAATTTCAGCTATTTTATGTCTGCAGTGCACTGATATTCATACATTCATATTAGTGTGAACATGCTACCACTGTCCACCTCCAGAACCTTTTCATCTTCCCACATAGGAACTCTGTACCATTAAACACTCATTCCTCATCCTCGGTCCCTTATTGCCTGGCAACCACCATTCTGTTTTTCCAATTTCTTAGTCTGGCTGTTTTAAGTACTGCACATTAGCAGAATCATAAAAACTTTGTCCTTTAGCCTTCGGCTTACTTTAATTCAATCTAATGTTTCACAGTTCATGGTGTAGCATGTATCAGAATTCCACTCCTTTTAATTGCCAAGTGACACTCCTTTGTACACAGACATCACAGCTTCCTTATCTATTCGTTTACTGATGGAAATTTAGACTGTTTCTACCTTTGGGCTGTTGTTGGGAACGGTGTTGTTATAAACAGGGATATACAAGTGCTACTTGAGACCCGCTTTCAATTTCTCAGATTTTACACTTACAAGTAGAATCACTGTATGTCCAtctatttaaaagttttaaggAATCTGCATACTATTTCCCACAGTAGAAGCACCATTTTGCATTCCCACTCACAGTGCtaatttctccacatcctcatcatCAACTTGTAATTTCCTATTATCATTTTACTGCTGTTATAAtggccattctaacaggtgtgaAGTGGCACTCCCTTTCCCTTTTATTCTCTCAATAGAAATAGTAGAGAAGTATAATTAATTTGACGGAGAATTCTGATAGCGAGAGTAACTCAATTTGAAGGCTGTTATTTAAACTCATTGTGATTTTTATAACGGTGGCCCAGAAATGCTGATCTGCAGCTGAAATCGAGGACCAGTGTCAGAACTTTGAGTCTAGGGAAGATTTCTTTGTGTCACCCAAACCGGGATGGGTGTGTTTAGTGGGGATGGTCTTAACTGTCACCTCATAGGGACTCAGGCTCCATCTTGCTCTTGTCTTCTCTGGCCAACAATCTCTTGTCTCTAGGGCTAAGATGGTGACTCTCTCTGAGCCACTGGTCACTCCTCCAGATGTCAGAgaaaagatccacctgctctaCCAGAAATCAAAGTTTATGGAGAAGAGTATGCAGAACTTTTCAGGTGAGTGAGCTTGGAGGGAGATGAGAAGCACTTGCTCACTTCCTCTATGGAATCCACGCAGCCCAGAGCCTgtccattcatttccccatctacCAAAGCCTTTGTGACCCTGCCTAGCTTCTTTCTGACCTAACTCATTCCACTAACTCAGTTTCTCTCTTTTTAGAAACACTGCGCTCTGAAATGGAAATATTTAGTGCTGTGGATGAGGCAAAGTGGGGAGGGCGCTGGCCTAGCACACCACaggccccgggtttgattcccagcactgacctAAAATGGGATGGTGGAAACGCACAGGACTATGATCCAGCACTTTATCCAgaagtggaagctggaggatcagaacCTCAGGATTACCTTCAGTCTCAGCAAGCTCAAGGCacgcctgagctacatgagactctttcTCAGAACAACAAACGAAAACTTAGATCTCTCCTGAAATGGAAGCCTTCATTTGTAAGTATGGTGGTGGAGATATAAGCCAACCAAGAGATTTTGTCATTGTTCTTCATCTGTTGCTCTGGGGGAACTATTCAGAAGAGGGGAAACACCTAGGACAGAGGCACCAGACAGGTCATAAAAGGCCCCCACAGCTCTGTTTGGTCCCTGTGTCTGCCTTGTTTATTGAAGTAACCTCTTCAGTCTCTAGGGTGCCTGGGAGGCCATGGGTTATAACTAACCTAGGATGCAGAGCCCTAAGCAGAGAATCCTGTCTTTCCTTGTGGGGATAGTATAATTCAGACTTCCTCGATAGATATGCTTAGAACTTCCTTTATTCCATCTTTCCCCCTCTGTAGTTCCAGAACTGACTGGTGCTCAGGAACATGCTGGTAAGTGCCTAGATCAAGGCAAGCAGTAGCCTTGGTATATTGGGTCCCTGTCCCCTACCACAATCTCAGTGAAATCCCTCTGCCTTCGATGGGGAGAACCTTGAGAGAAGCCTACagatccccacccccagccaggtGTTCTTATTCTTCCTGCAGTTTCCGGAATTCTGGTCTAGCAACTGCTTACCCCAACCTCAACTTCTCTGACATGAAGAGTGTGAGATTTGGAAACAAAACATACCTACTGCCTGACGGTCCCCGAAGATTCTAAAGTTACATCATCACCCTGGATACTCCTAGCCTTGACTCCAGCTGCCGTCACTGGGAGGTGGAGTTTGGGAGTGTGCAAAGTACTGGCAAGCAGAAAGTGAAATATAactctatggaccaggctggtctcagactcagagatccacctgcctctgcctcccaagagctgggattaaaaggtgtgcactaccactgaacAGCTTAGTTCTCACTTTTACCTCTCTGGGTTTTGAAGGTGATGCCTTTAAAGGCAGCACATTTAGCTCTCCATTGCATGTATTGTATCTCCAACACTCTTCCTCCATCTCGAGGCCCAATCATGGCCCAGAGACCCTTATATTCTAATAAATCTCATACCTGAAGGGAATTATGTATCAGCTTCCTTTTAGGCAGACTGCTGCTATTCTTATCATTACAAAATACTGTTTTGTAACTTGCCTTttaatttattctatttattggTTGTATTGTATTGTACTACATTAACATATAATGATTTAACCATAGCTTTGAAGGTAGGCTGTACATATTTTACTGGGTAAcaatattaattttgtgtgtgtgcatgaacgcATATGGTGTGTGCCCGTCTGCATgatggtgtacatgtgtgtgtaaatgtgcatgtatgtggcaTATGGAGAGCAGAGATCAACCTCAGATCATTCCTCAGATGCCATCCTTTTTTTGATTTTCTGCACAGGATCTCTCGCTAGCCTGAAACTGGCTAAGCAGAATAGGATGGCTGTCTTGCAAGCCCCAGGGAATCCCCtatgtctgtctccccagcactgggattatgtctggctttttttaaaacaacaacaacacacacatacatgttttctACTGTTTACTCATTCTGTTGCCAGTTTTCATACTCTGTATTTTAAGCCATGGTTGAGTGAGTTGGCTATTAGTGTtggcacatttaaaaagaaaaagttcgaCATCCTGCTGGAGGCTGTCCTTTCATTCCTGGAGGTGTGGGGCTGTGACAGTCAGTCCTAACCTGATGGCACTATGTTTTTGCTTAACCAGAAATGAACTGCTCTATTCTTGTCATTGGAGTGCTCGGATCTGAGCAATAATTTACACATGTCCCCTGTGATGACTAACGAAACTTAATATGGAGCCGGGCATCCCTTATGGGCCCTTGACCTTTTGCTCTGGAATGCCTGGGAGATCCTAGTGGTTTTCGGATGAGATAAGAAAAGGATaataggccaggcggtggtggcacacacctttaatcccagcacttggaaggcagaaacaggcggtctctgagttcgaggccagcctggactacaaagtgagttccaggacagccaaggctacacagagaaacccaggtcttgaaaaaacaaacaaacagaatgtgATAATGGGCTGTGAGGTATTAACAGCTGCTATTGCTTCTGTAAACCCTGCTTAT
This Peromyscus maniculatus bairdii isolate BWxNUB_F1_BW_parent chromosome 8, HU_Pman_BW_mat_3.1, whole genome shotgun sequence DNA region includes the following protein-coding sequences:
- the Mefv gene encoding pyrin isoform X2, giving the protein MAKTLGDHLLNTLEELLPYDFEKFKFKLQNTSLEKGHSRIPRGHLQMARPVKLASLLLAYYGEKYAVRLTLQILRATNQRLLAEELRKATDPEHLIEENRIGGPVQSSGENKPKSVKVPDVLEGDGTRQSGDGSDGLPPSQSEVEKGSQKKSLVKRRDPRGPESLDSQTKPWARGTAPPYRRNLVTTQPPGDKESRASAQLRRNASSAGRLQGLCSNVPGRRDCKKAEAYLPSGKKRPKSLEITTYSGQGEPPTSEALLTPEETRNGNPHPAATTVRTAVLNEGPTGALEKGSGNPELSMVPNEETFRNMPSKTSLTGEEKRTTSWEENGTGSPEAPASLGKMAASTCCEPCDPEEPLPLCEKPAPNPEDPASLGSTACKGRSQDKVACPLCHTQEGDLHGGTCVQSSCSCSIAPGDPKAPGRCSPICSQCQGSLAGKSCGDQSPQPLPQCPRHMKQVQLLFCEDHREPICLICRLSQEHQGHRVRPIEEAALEYKEQIQEQLERLRELRGCVEKYRLQRDKKTENFLKQTETQQQKISCQFEKLYQFLEQQEQLFVTWLQELGQTIGKVRETCDTRIFRDIALLDELIGELEAKQDQPEWKLMQDIGVMLHRAKMVTLSEPLVTPPDVREKIHLLYQKSKFMEKSMQNFSETLRSEMEIFSAVDEAKWGGRWPSTPQAPGLIPSTDLKWDGGNAQDYDPALYPEVEAGGSEPQDYLQSQQAQGTPELHETLSQNNKRKLRSLLKWKPSFFQN
- the Mefv gene encoding pyrin isoform X1 → MAKTLGDHLLNTLEELLPYDFEKFKFKLQNTSLEKGHSRIPRGHLQMARPVKLASLLLAYYGEKYAVRLTLQILRATNQRLLAEELRKATDPEHLIEENRIGGPVQSSGENKPKSVKVPDVLEGDGTRQSGDGSDGLPPSQSEVEKGSQKKSLVKRRDPRGPESLDSQTKPWARGTAPPYRRNLVTTQPPGDKESRASAQLRRNASSAGRLQGLCSNVPGRRDCKKAEAYLPSGKKRPKSLEITTYSGQGEPPTSEALLTPEETRNGNPHPAATTVRTAVLNEGPTGALEKGSGNPELSMVPNEETFRNMPSKTSLTGEEKRTTSWEENGTGSPEAPASLGKMAASTCCEPCDPEEPLPLCEKPAPNPEDPASLGSTACKGRSQDKVACPLCHTQEGDLHGGTCVQSSCSCSIAPGDPKAPGRCSPICSQCQGSLAGKSCGDQSPQPLPQCPRHMKQVQLLFCEDHREPICLICRLSQEHQGHRVRPIEEAALEYKEQIQEQLERLRELRGCVEKYRLQRDKKTENFLKQTETQQQKISCQFEKLYQFLEQQEQLFVTWLQELGQTIGKVRETCDTRIFRDIALLDELIGELEAKQDQPEWKLMQDIGVMLHRAKMVTLSEPLVTPPDVREKIHLLYQKSKFMEKSMQNFSETLRSEMEIFSAVDEAKWGGRWPSTPQAPGLIPSTDLKWDGGNAQDYDPALYPEVEAGGSEPQDYLQSQQAQGTPELHETLSQNNKRKLRSLLKWKPSFFPEFWSSNCLPQPQLL